A single genomic interval of Streptomyces sp. NBC_00663 harbors:
- a CDS encoding Tat pathway signal sequence domain protein codes for MRTRSLLTLTAAVAGFALSAVSPASAADNVLTTGSAGGDAVATGTAVSASLAGGTTATLYSSATGTTGITCTTSQFNATVDSNPSAPGTASETLTGHTFSNCTSNNVGVTGVTSVTVNNLAYTTTVASDGTVAVTPGSAGAIQTTVVLKTLLGSVTCVYQATNGSLAGTAANADNSIQFTNQQFTRSSGSSLCPSSGYWTAKYAPVATSDGAAVYTN; via the coding sequence ATGCGTACGCGTTCCCTGCTCACCCTCACCGCCGCCGTCGCCGGCTTCGCCCTGTCTGCCGTCAGCCCCGCGTCGGCCGCCGACAACGTCCTCACCACCGGTTCCGCGGGCGGCGACGCCGTCGCCACCGGCACCGCGGTCTCCGCGTCCCTGGCCGGCGGCACCACCGCGACCCTCTACTCGAGCGCGACCGGCACCACGGGCATCACCTGCACCACCTCGCAGTTCAACGCGACGGTCGACAGCAACCCGTCCGCTCCCGGCACCGCCTCCGAGACGCTCACCGGGCACACCTTCAGCAACTGCACCTCGAACAACGTGGGCGTCACCGGTGTCACCAGCGTCACGGTCAACAACCTGGCGTACACCACCACCGTGGCCTCCGACGGCACCGTCGCCGTGACCCCGGGGAGCGCCGGGGCCATCCAGACCACCGTCGTGCTCAAGACCCTGCTGGGCAGCGTCACCTGTGTCTACCAGGCGACGAACGGCAGCCTCGCGGGCACGGCCGCCAACGCCGACAACAGCATCCAGTTCACCAACCAGCAGTTCACCAGGAGCTCCGGCTCCTCGCTCTGCCCGAGCAGCGGCTACTGGACCGCGAAGTACGCCCCGGTCGCCACCTCCGACGGCGCGGCGGTCTACACCAACTGA
- a CDS encoding DUF6230 family protein has product MASSSDATSAADNTTENPESGSSPDPARRGRVRARRAAVMAVPATLVAATLAVLTAEGALGVQFAISGMPFTVTAKELNGTGFEQFGGLDNMADNSPNAGDTGGQVLVVTSAIKNATLDSLCQSVDLGGTNLLIKAGSGSQKVSATNLTTDSTELTGDADFNNIEIGNDASTLTKAGVKGPIGVFSQQADTVHIANLRQTNYATTAAVFKLPGLKLSFSDSGC; this is encoded by the coding sequence ATGGCCTCGTCTTCGGACGCCACTTCGGCCGCCGACAACACAACGGAGAACCCGGAAAGCGGTTCCTCGCCGGACCCCGCCAGACGCGGGCGGGTCCGGGCACGCCGGGCCGCCGTGATGGCCGTGCCGGCCACGCTGGTCGCCGCCACGCTGGCGGTGCTGACCGCGGAGGGCGCGCTGGGCGTGCAGTTCGCGATCTCCGGCATGCCGTTCACGGTCACCGCGAAGGAGCTGAACGGCACCGGCTTCGAGCAGTTCGGCGGCCTCGACAACATGGCGGACAACAGCCCGAACGCGGGTGACACCGGGGGCCAGGTGCTGGTGGTCACCTCCGCGATCAAGAACGCGACGCTGGACAGCCTCTGCCAGAGCGTCGACCTCGGCGGGACCAACCTGCTCATCAAGGCGGGCAGCGGGTCGCAGAAAGTGTCGGCGACCAACCTCACCACCGACTCCACCGAGCTGACAGGCGACGCCGACTTCAACAACATCGAGATCGGCAACGACGCCAGCACACTCACCAAGGCCGGGGTCAAGGGTCCGATCGGTGTCTTCAGCCAGCAGGCCGACACCGTGCACATCGCGAACCTGCGGCAGACCAACTACGCGACCACGGCCGCGGTGTTCAAGCTGCCGGGGCTCAAGCTCAGCTTCAGCGACTCGGGTTGCTGA
- a CDS encoding DUF6114 domain-containing protein, with translation MSDTNTPRRGVRSAFREWRADRPFWGGLLLTLGGAEILLTEKASLKVVLHIGMQGLAGYLLPGLMVILGLLILFNPTQRLFYSITGVLLALGTWLTSNLGGFFIGLLLGVVGSCLAFGWLPDQEPRISRRKRRRAARAAKTAAAGLGPVATMGPEAGKPA, from the coding sequence ATGTCGGACACGAACACCCCGCGTCGGGGAGTGCGGTCGGCCTTCCGTGAGTGGCGGGCCGACCGTCCGTTCTGGGGCGGGCTGCTGCTCACGCTGGGCGGGGCGGAGATCCTGCTCACCGAGAAGGCGTCGCTCAAGGTCGTCCTGCACATCGGGATGCAGGGCCTGGCCGGCTATCTCCTGCCGGGACTGATGGTGATCCTGGGGCTGCTGATCCTGTTCAACCCCACCCAGCGGCTCTTCTACTCGATCACCGGCGTCCTGCTCGCCCTGGGCACCTGGCTGACCTCGAACCTCGGCGGCTTCTTCATCGGCCTCCTCCTCGGCGTCGTGGGCAGTTGCCTGGCCTTCGGCTGGCTCCCGGACCAGGAACCGAGAATCAGCCGCAGAAAGCGCCGCAGGGCGGCTCGCGCCGCGAAGACGGCAGCGGCGGGCCTGGGCCCGGTCGCCACGATGGGCCCGGAGGCCGGGAAACCGGCGTGA
- a CDS encoding cytochrome P450 family protein: MEFKDPVVIDPTGRDIHGEAARIRERGPVAPVELPHGVPAWAVSSPALLRRLLADPRVSKDARRHWPRWIEGEVSPDWPLFTWVAVQNMFTAYGDDHKRLRGLVAKAFTARRTAAMRPRVEAITGALLDRVAEAGADGQVVDLREEFCYPLPIQVIGELLGLPEEQGPELRAVVDGVFHTSADPAEVADTYARFYAAMHQLVATKRASPGDDLTSALIGAHEDDGSHLSEQELLDTLVLMISAGHETTVNLLDNAVHALLTHPDQLALVRAGQASWDDVIEETLRVEAPVASLPLRYAVTDLELGELGGPEGAVIHAGEAILAAYAAAGRDPEHHGADADVFDVTRPGMDHLAFGYGAHHCLGAPLGRLEARVALPALFDRFPGLALAAAPGDLEPVDSFISHGHVSLPVRLG; this comes from the coding sequence ATGGAGTTCAAGGATCCGGTAGTGATCGATCCGACCGGGCGGGACATCCACGGTGAAGCCGCGCGGATCAGGGAGCGTGGTCCCGTCGCGCCCGTCGAGTTGCCGCACGGCGTCCCCGCCTGGGCGGTCAGCAGCCCCGCGCTGCTGCGGCGGCTGCTCGCCGATCCGAGGGTGTCGAAGGATGCCCGGCGGCACTGGCCGCGCTGGATCGAGGGTGAGGTCTCCCCGGACTGGCCGCTGTTCACCTGGGTCGCCGTGCAGAACATGTTCACGGCCTACGGCGACGACCACAAACGGCTGCGCGGCCTCGTGGCGAAGGCGTTCACCGCACGCCGCACCGCCGCGATGCGACCCCGCGTGGAGGCCATCACCGGGGCGCTGCTGGACCGTGTCGCCGAGGCCGGCGCAGACGGCCAAGTCGTCGATCTGCGGGAGGAGTTCTGCTATCCGCTGCCCATCCAGGTCATCGGTGAGCTGCTCGGACTCCCGGAGGAACAGGGGCCGGAGCTACGGGCCGTCGTGGACGGCGTCTTCCACACCTCGGCCGATCCCGCGGAAGTCGCCGACACCTACGCCCGTTTCTACGCGGCCATGCATCAACTCGTCGCCACGAAGCGGGCGTCGCCCGGCGACGATCTCACCTCCGCGCTGATCGGCGCCCACGAGGACGACGGCTCCCACCTCAGCGAGCAGGAGCTGCTCGACACGCTCGTGCTGATGATCAGCGCCGGTCACGAGACCACCGTCAACCTGCTCGACAACGCGGTCCACGCCCTGCTGACCCACCCCGACCAGCTCGCCCTGGTCCGCGCCGGGCAGGCCTCCTGGGACGACGTGATCGAGGAGACCCTGCGCGTCGAGGCACCGGTGGCGAGCCTGCCGCTGCGCTATGCCGTGACGGACCTGGAGCTGGGTGAGCTGGGCGGTCCCGAGGGCGCCGTGATCCACGCGGGCGAGGCGATCCTCGCGGCGTACGCAGCCGCCGGACGCGACCCGGAGCACCACGGGGCCGACGCGGACGTCTTCGACGTCACCCGGCCCGGCATGGACCATCTCGCCTTCGGATACGGCGCCCATCACTGCCTGGGCGCCCCGCTGGGACGGCTGGAGGCCCGCGTCGCGCTGCCCGCGCTCTTCGACCGCTTCCCGGGACTCGCGCTCGCCGCGGCGCCGGGAGATCTGGAGCCCGTGGACTCGTTCATCTCCCACGGGCACGTCTCCCTGCCGGTCCGCCTGGGCTGA
- the tatA gene encoding Sec-independent protein translocase subunit TatA, which yields MLRNGLEPWHLLIVAIVVIVLFGSKKLPDTARALGRSMRILKSEAQAMKDDPAVPEPVRQTPPPTTAPVEPPAAAG from the coding sequence GTGCTCCGTAACGGACTGGAACCCTGGCACCTGCTGATAGTGGCGATCGTCGTGATCGTGCTGTTCGGCTCGAAGAAGCTGCCCGACACCGCGCGGGCGCTCGGCAGGTCCATGCGCATCCTCAAGAGCGAGGCGCAGGCGATGAAGGACGACCCGGCGGTGCCGGAGCCGGTACGGCAGACACCGCCGCCGACGACGGCACCTGTGGAGCCGCCCGCCGCCGCGGGCTGA
- a CDS encoding LCP family protein codes for MTITSAGRPAPPRHRQERPGGRRRAGRRRGHRIRVALVVCLSVLVLATAGAGWLYLKLDGNISTFDSGGVSDDRPRAGSSKGENVLLIGSDARTDGNAALGGGNKDDIGRSDTTLLLHVYADHRHALAVSIPRDTLVTIPPCKLPDGSWTKTLTATMFNAAYSVGETAKGNPACTQNTVEHLTGLRVDHTVVVDFKGFARLTEVVGGVKVCLPQDVYENDLNPHRTTPGKLLFRKGVQTVAGQRALDYVRIRHGIGDGSDIGRIKRQQAFVASLLKEVKSKGLTPSHLLPLADAATKSLTVDTGLGSADKLISFAMSLKDVDLHNTKFVTLPWRYDGSRVAIVEPDADALWAALKADRTMDGKSATGKRKTPTASPTPVSGTGIDVGVYNGTAVTGLAARAAATLTSDGFRVTGTATASSQDHTTTLVEYGPGEESGARTVAAAFPGATLESVTGAGISVVLGQSYASTPTASPTAVPRTVADGARSADENPCANLTYG; via the coding sequence ATGACGATCACCAGTGCAGGGAGGCCGGCACCGCCGCGGCACCGGCAGGAGCGGCCGGGCGGGCGTCGCCGGGCGGGACGCCGCCGGGGGCACCGGATACGTGTCGCGCTGGTCGTCTGCCTCTCGGTACTGGTCCTCGCGACCGCGGGCGCGGGCTGGCTGTATCTGAAGCTGGACGGAAACATCAGCACCTTCGACTCGGGTGGCGTCTCCGACGACCGGCCCCGGGCGGGCTCCTCGAAGGGCGAGAACGTCCTGCTCATCGGCTCCGACGCGCGCACCGACGGCAACGCGGCGCTCGGCGGCGGGAACAAGGACGACATAGGACGCTCGGACACCACGCTCCTGCTGCACGTCTACGCCGACCACCGGCACGCGCTCGCGGTCTCCATCCCCCGCGACACCCTGGTCACGATCCCGCCCTGCAAGCTGCCCGACGGCAGCTGGACGAAGACGCTGACCGCGACCATGTTCAACGCGGCCTACTCGGTGGGCGAGACCGCCAAGGGCAATCCGGCCTGCACCCAGAACACCGTCGAGCACCTCACCGGTCTGCGCGTGGACCACACGGTCGTAGTCGACTTCAAGGGCTTCGCCCGGCTCACCGAGGTGGTGGGCGGGGTGAAGGTGTGTCTGCCGCAGGACGTCTACGAGAACGACCTCAACCCGCACCGGACCACCCCGGGCAAGCTGCTGTTCAGGAAGGGGGTGCAGACCGTCGCCGGGCAGCGGGCCCTGGACTACGTCCGCATCCGGCACGGCATCGGCGACGGCTCCGACATCGGCCGCATCAAGCGTCAACAGGCCTTCGTGGCCAGCCTGTTGAAGGAGGTGAAGAGCAAGGGCCTCACCCCGTCCCACCTCCTGCCGCTGGCCGACGCGGCCACGAAGTCCCTCACCGTCGACACCGGACTGGGCTCCGCCGACAAGCTCATCTCCTTCGCGATGTCGCTGAAGGATGTAGACCTGCACAACACCAAGTTCGTCACCCTCCCTTGGCGGTACGACGGTTCACGCGTCGCGATCGTCGAGCCGGACGCCGACGCCCTGTGGGCGGCCCTGAAGGCCGACCGCACGATGGACGGCAAGAGCGCCACGGGCAAGCGGAAGACACCCACGGCCTCCCCCACCCCCGTGTCCGGCACCGGCATCGACGTCGGCGTCTACAACGGCACCGCGGTCACCGGTCTCGCCGCCCGTGCCGCCGCCACGCTCACCTCCGACGGCTTCAGGGTCACCGGCACGGCGACCGCGAGCAGCCAGGACCACACCACGACCCTCGTCGAGTACGGCCCCGGCGAGGAGTCCGGGGCCCGCACGGTCGCCGCGGCCTTCCCGGGCGCCACGCTGGAGTCCGTCACGGGCGCCGGGATCAGCGTCGTACTGGGGCAGTCGTACGCGAGCACACCCACCGCGTCCCCGACGGCCGTTCCCCGCACGGTCGCGGACGGCGCGCGGTCGGCCGACGAGAACCCGTGCGCGAACCTGACCTACGGCTGA
- a CDS encoding substrate-binding domain-containing protein: MTTPPPQASSGSAVSVRVALATAGVLLLLTGCSGSSAPGDARLDTGAGAAKASMKVALITHGGEGDAFWELVRKGAQDAAAKDGVELTYANDSDPVRQAQLVRDAIEDRVDGIAVTLAKPNAMKAPVAEARAAGIPVVGLNSGIDAWKAQGLLQYFGQDESVAGAAVGDRLDGLKAKHALCVIHERGNVALEARCAGLKKTFGGETENLYVEGTDTKAVDAVLTARLRQDPGIDEVVTMGAQFALDAVDSVKSAGSRARVATFDLSKELTRAVQRGDVQFAVDQQPYLQGYLAVDSLWLYRTNGNVSGGGVAPVLTGPAFVTRSNVAAVAGFAAAGTR; this comes from the coding sequence ATCACCACTCCCCCACCTCAGGCCTCCTCCGGATCCGCCGTGTCCGTGCGCGTCGCCCTCGCGACCGCGGGCGTCCTCCTGCTGCTCACCGGCTGTTCCGGCTCCTCAGCCCCGGGGGACGCGCGGCTCGACACGGGGGCCGGCGCGGCGAAGGCGTCGATGAAGGTCGCGCTGATCACCCATGGCGGGGAGGGCGACGCCTTCTGGGAGCTGGTGCGCAAGGGGGCGCAGGACGCCGCCGCGAAGGACGGGGTCGAGCTGACGTACGCGAACGACTCCGACCCGGTCCGGCAGGCGCAGTTGGTGCGGGACGCGATCGAGGACCGGGTCGACGGGATCGCGGTGACGCTGGCCAAGCCGAACGCGATGAAGGCGCCGGTCGCCGAGGCCAGAGCGGCGGGCATTCCCGTCGTCGGGCTCAACTCCGGTATCGACGCCTGGAAGGCGCAGGGGCTGCTCCAGTACTTCGGCCAGGACGAGAGCGTCGCGGGCGCCGCCGTCGGGGACCGGCTCGACGGGCTCAAGGCCAAGCACGCGCTGTGTGTCATCCACGAGCGGGGCAATGTCGCCCTGGAGGCACGCTGTGCCGGGCTGAAGAAGACGTTCGGCGGCGAGACCGAGAACCTGTACGTGGAGGGCACCGACACCAAGGCCGTGGACGCCGTCCTGACGGCCCGGCTGCGACAGGACCCCGGCATCGACGAAGTCGTCACGATGGGCGCCCAGTTCGCGCTGGACGCGGTCGACTCGGTGAAGTCGGCGGGCAGCCGGGCCCGGGTCGCCACGTTCGACCTCAGCAAGGAGCTGACCCGGGCCGTACAACGCGGTGACGTGCAGTTCGCGGTCGATCAGCAGCCCTATCTCCAGGGCTATCTCGCGGTCGACTCGCTGTGGCTCTACCGGACCAACGGCAATGTCAGCGGCGGCGGGGTGGCACCCGTACTGACCGGCCCCGCCTTCGTGACCCGGAGCAATGTCG